The following coding sequences lie in one Arthrobacter sp. PGP41 genomic window:
- a CDS encoding glycoside hydrolase family 32 protein, with amino-acid sequence MTSALSRRHVLQGTGAGALALLMGGTIPAAPAWAKRSLRAAYHMTPPSGWLCDPQRPVFLGGKYHLYYLHSTQNNGQGCWDHATTIDGVAFSHHGDALPLQPDFPVWSGSAVVDTANTAGFGAGSIVVLATQPTGGIRKYQEQYLYWSTDGGYTFTALPDPVIVNTDGRAATTQAEIDNAEWFRDPKIHWDAVRNEWVCVIGRARYAAFYTSPNLRNWQLKRNFDFPNPALGGIECPDLFEMTADDGTRHWVLGASMDAYSVGLPMTYAYWTGTWDGEQFLADDVSNPQWLDWGWDWYGAVTWPAAEAPATRRYAIGWMNNWKYAARDVPTDASDGYNGQNSIVRELRLERQGGGWYSLLSSPVGALANYAGSTTTFPDRTVNGSTVMPWCGRAYELELDISWEAATNVGISVGRSADGARHTNIGKYGNELYVDRGPSDLGGFSLVPYTRAAAPIDAAARSVHLRIFVDTQSVEVFVNAGHTVISQQVHFAEGDNGISFYTDGGPATFSGITIRSFQ; translated from the coding sequence ATGACATCTGCCTTATCCCGACGACATGTCCTGCAGGGCACCGGAGCAGGAGCACTCGCCCTGCTTATGGGCGGCACTATCCCTGCCGCTCCGGCCTGGGCCAAGCGCTCACTGCGGGCGGCCTATCACATGACACCGCCCTCCGGTTGGCTGTGCGATCCGCAGCGCCCGGTGTTCCTGGGCGGTAAGTACCACCTCTACTACCTGCACTCCACGCAGAACAACGGCCAAGGCTGCTGGGATCACGCAACCACAATCGACGGGGTGGCCTTTAGCCATCACGGCGACGCGCTGCCGCTGCAGCCGGACTTCCCCGTGTGGTCCGGATCGGCAGTGGTGGACACCGCCAACACGGCGGGCTTCGGCGCGGGGTCCATCGTAGTCCTTGCCACCCAGCCCACCGGCGGCATCCGCAAGTACCAGGAGCAGTACCTCTACTGGTCGACCGACGGCGGCTACACGTTCACTGCGCTGCCGGACCCGGTCATCGTGAACACGGACGGAAGGGCGGCCACCACGCAGGCGGAAATCGACAATGCCGAATGGTTCCGGGACCCGAAGATCCACTGGGATGCGGTGCGCAACGAGTGGGTGTGCGTGATCGGGCGCGCGCGGTACGCAGCGTTCTACACTTCCCCGAACCTGCGTAACTGGCAGCTGAAGCGCAACTTCGACTTCCCCAATCCCGCGCTGGGCGGCATAGAGTGTCCTGACCTCTTCGAGATGACAGCCGACGATGGCACCCGCCACTGGGTGCTGGGCGCCAGTATGGATGCCTACAGTGTCGGGCTGCCCATGACCTACGCCTACTGGACCGGAACCTGGGATGGGGAGCAGTTCCTCGCCGACGACGTCAGCAATCCCCAATGGCTGGACTGGGGCTGGGACTGGTACGGCGCGGTGACCTGGCCGGCTGCAGAGGCGCCGGCAACCCGGCGGTACGCCATCGGCTGGATGAACAACTGGAAGTACGCCGCCCGCGACGTTCCCACGGATGCGTCCGACGGGTACAACGGGCAGAACTCGATCGTCCGCGAACTGCGCCTCGAACGCCAAGGCGGCGGCTGGTACAGCCTGCTCAGCAGCCCGGTCGGGGCGCTCGCGAATTACGCCGGCTCCACCACCACATTCCCGGACCGCACGGTCAACGGCAGCACCGTAATGCCTTGGTGCGGCCGCGCCTACGAGCTGGAACTCGATATTTCCTGGGAGGCAGCCACGAACGTGGGGATCTCCGTGGGCCGCTCCGCTGACGGCGCCCGCCATACAAACATCGGAAAGTACGGCAACGAGCTCTATGTGGACCGCGGGCCGTCGGACCTGGGCGGCTTCTCGCTGGTGCCGTACACTCGTGCGGCAGCGCCCATCGACGCTGCCGCGCGGTCAGTGCACCTGCGCATCTTCGTGGACACCCAGAGCGTTGAGGTGTTCGTCAACGCCGGTCACACCGTGATCTCCCAGCAGGTGCACTTTGCGGAGGGAGATAACGGGATCTCCTTCTACACGGACGGCGGCCCGGCCACCTTCTCAGGCATCACCATCCGGTCCTTCCAGTAG
- the hxlA gene encoding 3-hexulose-6-phosphate synthase — translation MKLQVAMDVLTVEAALDLAGKVAEYVDIIELGTPLVKNAGLSAVTAVKTAHPDKIVFADMKTMDAGELEAEIAFNAGADLVSVLGSADDSTIAGAVKAAKAHNKGIVVDLIGVADKVARAREARALGAKFIEFHAGLDEQAKPGYNLDVLLNAGEEARVPFSVAGGVNLSTIEAVQRAGADVAVVGGSIYGADDPAVAAKELRAAII, via the coding sequence ATGAAACTGCAAGTAGCCATGGATGTCCTTACCGTCGAAGCCGCACTGGACCTGGCCGGCAAAGTCGCCGAGTACGTGGACATCATCGAACTGGGCACGCCGCTGGTGAAGAACGCCGGGCTGTCCGCCGTCACGGCCGTCAAGACCGCCCACCCGGACAAGATCGTGTTCGCGGACATGAAGACGATGGATGCCGGCGAACTCGAAGCCGAAATCGCCTTCAACGCGGGCGCAGACCTGGTGTCCGTCCTGGGCAGCGCCGACGATTCCACCATCGCCGGGGCCGTCAAGGCTGCCAAGGCCCACAACAAGGGCATCGTGGTGGACCTGATCGGCGTTGCGGACAAGGTGGCCCGCGCCCGGGAAGCCCGTGCCCTGGGGGCAAAGTTCATCGAGTTCCATGCCGGCCTGGATGAGCAGGCCAAGCCCGGCTACAACCTGGACGTGCTGCTGAACGCCGGCGAAGAGGCCCGCGTGCCGTTCTCCGTCGCCGGCGGCGTGAACCTGTCCACCATCGAAGCCGTACAGCGCGCAGGCGCCGACGTGGCCGTCGTCGGCGGCTCCATCTACGGCGCCGACGATCCCGCCGTCGCTGCCAAGGAACTGCGGGCCGCGATCATCTAG
- the hxlB gene encoding 6-phospho-3-hexuloisomerase, whose protein sequence is MSTTAPAGPAALAGPALTGTARAFDHNRALVLDEVSSVFQHVDAAEIAALVTELRLAGRIFVTGAGRSGLVLKMAAMRLMHLGLTVHVVGETTAPAIRAGDLLLAASGSGTTAGVVTAAETAVAQGARVAAYTTSTGSPLAAAAAAVVLIPAAQKTDHGSAVTRQYSGSLFEQVLFATTEAVFQSLWDEDAAAPEDLWQRHANLE, encoded by the coding sequence ATGAGCACCACCGCACCAGCAGGCCCTGCAGCCCTGGCTGGTCCAGCCCTGACCGGCACAGCCCGGGCCTTTGACCACAACCGGGCCCTGGTCCTGGACGAGGTCAGCAGCGTCTTCCAGCACGTGGACGCCGCAGAGATCGCAGCCCTGGTGACCGAGCTTCGGCTGGCCGGCAGGATCTTCGTCACCGGCGCCGGACGCAGCGGCCTGGTCCTGAAAATGGCGGCGATGCGGCTGATGCACCTCGGCCTGACGGTGCATGTGGTGGGCGAAACCACGGCACCGGCCATTCGCGCCGGGGACCTGCTGCTCGCAGCTTCAGGCTCCGGCACCACCGCCGGCGTGGTGACAGCGGCGGAAACCGCCGTCGCCCAAGGCGCCCGCGTGGCCGCTTACACCACCAGCACTGGTTCCCCGCTCGCGGCCGCTGCCGCCGCAGTCGTCCTCATCCCGGCTGCACAGAAGACGGACCACGGCTCGGCGGTGACCCGGCAGTACTCCGGGAGCCTCTTCGAGCAGGTGCTTTTTGCCACCACCGAGGCGGTGTTCCAAAGCCTGTGGGACGAGGACGCCGCCGCCCCGGAGGACCTCTGGCAGCGCCACGCGAACCTCGAGTAA
- a CDS encoding helix-turn-helix transcriptional regulator encodes MDTAHRLRAALGPYWESSALVIFTEDCTGRPQKKAGAEAVISRVSTAELDAIRTPLTADGSGADGAAWHGEAVFGGELRPVLAVSSPSNALLVLSDPRPIPPAGAGPDPQWVLHYLWALAAERIREKVADAPPSYLIESRAASAERLRVTAELVDRHSTTLETLLAALRSPALADGAARTAATDVAAKALVGLRTLSDRTTDLVEEPVASAFQRLREDLRPLMNFSGIDVQFVEPPVNGRALPGEVAHAARAIVRGLVLAMVDQQGVRRIRTQWDCDGVNLLVNVRDDGPGELSATAPAVARLVQRVEALNGSMGVDVMPGWGADVAVTLPLDPPSRPPADIAGWNLGERELEVLQLLAAGQRNRGIAAKLHISENTVKFHLRNLYRKIGASSRTEAMALAHSNGLR; translated from the coding sequence ATGGATACCGCCCACCGGCTGCGGGCGGCCCTCGGCCCCTACTGGGAATCGAGTGCCCTGGTGATTTTCACGGAAGACTGCACCGGCCGGCCGCAGAAGAAGGCCGGCGCCGAGGCCGTCATCAGCCGCGTGTCCACCGCGGAACTGGACGCCATCCGTACCCCGCTCACCGCTGACGGGTCCGGGGCGGACGGCGCCGCCTGGCACGGTGAGGCCGTGTTCGGCGGCGAACTGCGCCCGGTCCTCGCGGTCTCCTCACCCAGCAACGCGCTGCTGGTCCTCTCCGACCCCCGGCCAATCCCGCCAGCCGGGGCCGGTCCGGACCCGCAATGGGTCCTCCACTACCTCTGGGCGCTGGCAGCCGAGCGGATCCGCGAGAAGGTGGCTGATGCGCCGCCGTCGTACCTCATTGAGTCCCGCGCGGCCTCGGCAGAGCGCCTGCGGGTGACCGCCGAGCTGGTGGACCGGCATTCCACCACCCTGGAAACACTGCTCGCCGCGCTGAGATCGCCTGCGCTGGCTGACGGCGCCGCCAGGACGGCGGCAACCGACGTCGCGGCCAAGGCCCTGGTGGGGCTCCGTACGCTCAGCGACCGCACCACGGACCTGGTGGAGGAGCCCGTTGCGTCCGCGTTCCAGCGCCTGCGCGAGGACCTGCGCCCGCTGATGAACTTCAGCGGCATCGACGTACAGTTCGTCGAGCCGCCGGTTAACGGCCGGGCACTTCCCGGCGAGGTGGCGCACGCCGCCAGGGCGATCGTCCGCGGCCTGGTGCTGGCCATGGTGGACCAGCAGGGAGTGCGCCGGATCCGCACTCAGTGGGATTGCGACGGCGTGAACCTCCTGGTCAATGTGCGCGACGACGGTCCCGGCGAACTTTCCGCCACCGCCCCCGCCGTGGCACGCCTCGTCCAGCGAGTGGAGGCCCTCAACGGCAGCATGGGCGTGGATGTCATGCCGGGCTGGGGCGCCGATGTGGCCGTCACCCTCCCGCTCGACCCACCCAGCCGCCCGCCGGCCGACATTGCGGGCTGGAACCTGGGGGAGCGGGAGCTGGAGGTCCTCCAGCTCCTGGCGGCCGGCCAGCGGAACCGGGGCATCGCCGCGAAGCTCCACATCAGCGAAAACACCGTGAAGTTCCACCTCCGCAACCTCTACCGGAAGATCGGCGCCTCCTCCCGCACCGAAGCCATGGCGCTCGCGCACAGCAACGGCCTGCGCTGA
- a CDS encoding IclR family transcriptional regulator, with the protein MASNKDREPDVDAEAGQHGGVQSVDRALAVLEILARDGHAGVSDIAEEMGIHKSTVSRLLGSLVSREMVHQNSDRGKYQLGFGILRLASSIPGRLSLVREARPVLEALAEEFKETVNLAVLRSNFAVNVDQAMGPSTLATYDWVGNLTPLHATSSGKVLLAALPAEDRDRILKETGLPARTPRTITNRKELETQLIDVAREGYGVVREEFEIGLTAVAVPVYNHLGAVIGAISISGPAFRFDPETAPGLIEALKQGGLQVSARMGYTGRR; encoded by the coding sequence ATGGCTTCGAACAAAGATCGCGAACCCGACGTCGATGCTGAGGCGGGCCAGCACGGCGGCGTCCAGTCCGTTGACCGCGCCCTCGCCGTCCTGGAGATCCTGGCGCGGGACGGCCATGCCGGCGTGAGCGACATCGCCGAGGAGATGGGCATCCACAAGTCCACCGTCTCCCGGCTGCTCGGTTCGCTGGTGAGCCGCGAAATGGTCCACCAGAACAGCGACCGCGGAAAGTACCAGCTGGGCTTCGGCATCCTGCGGCTGGCCAGCTCCATTCCGGGGCGGCTCAGCCTGGTCCGGGAGGCCCGGCCGGTCCTTGAGGCCCTGGCGGAGGAATTCAAGGAAACGGTGAACCTCGCGGTCCTTCGCTCCAACTTCGCCGTCAACGTGGACCAGGCCATGGGCCCGTCCACCCTGGCCACATATGACTGGGTGGGCAACCTGACGCCGCTGCATGCCACCTCCAGCGGGAAGGTCCTGCTGGCCGCCTTGCCGGCGGAAGACCGGGACCGCATCCTGAAGGAGACGGGACTCCCGGCGCGGACGCCCCGGACCATCACCAACCGGAAGGAACTCGAAACCCAGCTGATCGACGTCGCCCGCGAGGGCTACGGCGTGGTGCGGGAGGAGTTCGAGATCGGGCTGACTGCGGTTGCCGTTCCGGTCTACAACCACCTGGGTGCCGTGATCGGGGCCATCAGCATTTCCGGGCCGGCATTCCGCTTTGATCCGGAAACGGCCCCGGGGCTTATCGAGGCGCTAAAGCAGGGCGGGCTCCAGGTCAGCGCCAGGATGGGTTACACCGGGCGCCGGTGA
- a CDS encoding GntR family transcriptional regulator has translation MPAQETTLRSAGRLRVAVPSVAERVADELRLQLAEGALLPGARLTESTIAEDLGVSRNTVREAFAELASERLVVRHPNRGVFVASLEAADVHDVYTVRRAIEVSALRAGGSPEDVAAVRAAVEEGKRAAAAGDNEALGTANQHFHGAIVAMARSPRLNSIMSQVLAEMRLFFHKATVDAQFYQHYLADNEAICAALESGELDRAADLLLAYLDRSEDNLSNVHGDNPE, from the coding sequence ATGCCCGCTCAAGAGACCACACTCCGCTCCGCAGGCCGCCTCCGGGTGGCCGTCCCCTCCGTGGCTGAACGGGTGGCTGACGAACTCCGCCTGCAACTGGCGGAGGGGGCCCTGCTTCCCGGGGCGCGCCTCACCGAATCCACCATCGCGGAGGACCTGGGCGTTTCCCGCAACACGGTGCGGGAGGCCTTCGCGGAACTGGCCAGCGAGCGGCTGGTGGTCCGGCACCCCAACCGGGGCGTTTTTGTGGCCAGCCTTGAGGCTGCGGACGTCCATGACGTCTACACGGTCCGCCGCGCCATCGAGGTCAGCGCCCTGCGGGCGGGCGGGAGTCCGGAAGACGTCGCCGCCGTCCGGGCCGCCGTCGAGGAAGGAAAACGCGCCGCCGCGGCTGGAGACAATGAAGCCCTGGGCACCGCGAACCAGCATTTTCACGGCGCCATTGTTGCCATGGCCAGGAGTCCGCGGCTAAACAGCATCATGAGCCAGGTCCTGGCGGAGATGCGGCTGTTCTTCCATAAAGCCACGGTGGACGCGCAGTTCTACCAGCACTATTTGGCTGACAACGAGGCCATCTGCGCGGCGCTGGAGTCCGGCGAACTGGACCGCGCCGCGGATCTCCTGCTGGCGTACCTGGACCGCTCCGAGGACAACCTCAGCAACGTGCACGGGGACAACCCGGAGTGA
- a CDS encoding LamB/YcsF family protein: MASIDLNSDVGESFGHWTLGDDAAMFRSVTSANVACGFHAGDPSVIRRTCREAVAAGVAIGAHVGYRDLAGFGRRFLDIQPNELANDVVYQIGALQALAAAEGAQVRYVKPHGGLYNAIIHHTAQARAVVDAVKSVDPGLPIMGLPGSEVLRLAGEAGLRAVPEAFADRAYNPDGTLVSRSQPEAVLSDPAEVAEHVLRMATEGSVRTIDGSILKIRAESICVHGDSPGAVAMAAAVKSALKDAGVSIGSFL, from the coding sequence GTGGCAAGCATCGACCTGAACAGCGACGTTGGCGAGTCGTTCGGACACTGGACGCTCGGTGACGATGCCGCCATGTTCCGTTCCGTCACCAGCGCAAACGTGGCCTGCGGATTCCACGCCGGCGATCCCAGCGTGATCCGCCGCACCTGCCGCGAAGCGGTTGCCGCCGGCGTAGCCATCGGTGCGCACGTCGGCTACCGGGACCTCGCCGGTTTCGGCCGCCGCTTCCTGGACATCCAGCCCAATGAACTGGCCAATGACGTGGTGTACCAGATCGGTGCGCTACAGGCGCTGGCCGCCGCCGAGGGAGCCCAGGTGCGTTACGTTAAGCCGCACGGCGGCCTTTACAACGCGATCATCCACCACACCGCCCAGGCCCGGGCCGTCGTCGACGCCGTGAAATCGGTTGACCCGGGCCTGCCGATCATGGGCCTTCCCGGTTCCGAAGTCCTGCGGCTTGCAGGGGAAGCGGGCCTGCGGGCGGTTCCCGAGGCGTTCGCTGACCGCGCGTACAACCCGGACGGAACGCTCGTCTCCCGGTCCCAGCCGGAAGCGGTCCTATCCGACCCCGCCGAAGTGGCGGAGCATGTATTACGGATGGCCACCGAGGGGTCCGTCAGGACAATCGACGGTTCCATCCTGAAGATCCGCGCGGAAAGCATCTGCGTGCACGGTGACTCGCCCGGGGCCGTAGCCATGGCCGCTGCAGTGAAGTCCGCTCTCAAGGACGCCGGTGTCAGCATCGGTTCGTTCCTCTAA
- a CDS encoding MFS transporter, whose product MTSTNKAARTAARKPPAGALKAYIASLTGTSLEYYDFAIYSVASALVFPKIFFPSNDEFVGLLLSFSAFAVGYLARPIGGVIFGRLGDKIGRKYVLVFTLVLIGVATVLIGALPDYSVIGVAAPTILVLLRLAQGIGVGGEWGGAVLLSSEFGDPNKRGFWSSAAQIGPPAGNLMANGALAVLAATLSTEAFLSWGWRVAFLASAILVVFGLVIRLKLEETPVFKAIQAKGDRPKAPIKEVFTTEPRALVSAALSRLCPDVLYALFTVFVAVYATKELGMTTGNVLAAILIGSAFQLVLIPAAGALTDRLNRRWVYGVAAAATAAYIPLFFLMIQGKSVVMLTIGVVIGLALHAFMYGPQAAFITEQFPARLRYAGSSLAYTLAGVIGGAVAPLIFTALYGAAAGGWHLIAGYILLTAIITIVGMRLGRDPQPEADLRLLHNGHAQESHA is encoded by the coding sequence ATGACCAGCACTAACAAGGCAGCAAGGACCGCGGCAAGGAAGCCGCCGGCCGGCGCGCTCAAGGCCTACATCGCCAGCCTCACCGGCACCTCGCTCGAGTACTACGACTTTGCCATCTACTCCGTCGCCTCGGCGCTGGTGTTCCCCAAGATCTTCTTCCCCTCAAATGACGAGTTCGTTGGGCTGCTGCTGTCCTTCTCGGCTTTCGCGGTGGGGTACCTGGCCCGTCCCATCGGCGGCGTGATCTTCGGCCGCCTCGGCGACAAGATCGGCCGCAAGTACGTCCTCGTGTTCACCCTGGTACTGATCGGCGTCGCCACCGTCCTCATCGGTGCCCTGCCTGACTACTCGGTCATCGGCGTCGCAGCCCCCACCATCCTGGTGCTCCTGCGCCTGGCCCAGGGCATCGGCGTTGGCGGTGAATGGGGCGGTGCGGTACTGCTGTCCAGCGAATTCGGCGATCCCAACAAGCGGGGCTTCTGGTCCTCGGCTGCGCAGATCGGCCCGCCGGCCGGCAACCTGATGGCCAACGGCGCCCTGGCTGTCCTGGCGGCCACGCTCAGCACCGAAGCCTTCCTCTCCTGGGGCTGGCGCGTAGCCTTCCTCGCCTCGGCCATCCTGGTGGTCTTCGGCCTCGTGATCCGCCTCAAGCTGGAGGAAACCCCTGTCTTCAAGGCCATCCAGGCCAAAGGCGACCGCCCCAAGGCCCCCATCAAGGAGGTTTTCACCACCGAACCCCGGGCCCTGGTTTCCGCAGCCCTCTCGCGCCTCTGCCCTGATGTCCTCTACGCGCTGTTCACCGTGTTCGTGGCCGTGTACGCCACCAAGGAACTGGGCATGACCACGGGCAACGTCCTGGCGGCCATCCTCATCGGATCCGCCTTCCAGCTCGTCCTGATCCCGGCCGCCGGCGCCCTCACCGACCGCCTCAACCGCCGATGGGTGTACGGCGTAGCTGCCGCGGCTACTGCCGCCTACATTCCGTTGTTCTTCCTGATGATCCAGGGCAAATCCGTAGTGATGCTGACCATCGGCGTGGTGATCGGCCTGGCCCTGCACGCCTTCATGTACGGCCCGCAGGCCGCCTTCATCACCGAGCAGTTCCCGGCCCGCCTGCGTTACGCCGGCAGCTCGCTGGCCTACACCCTGGCCGGTGTCATCGGCGGCGCAGTGGCCCCGCTGATCTTCACCGCCCTGTACGGCGCAGCAGCCGGCGGCTGGCACCTGATCGCCGGGTACATCCTGCTGACGGCCATCATCACCATTGTGGGCATGCGCCTGGGCCGCGACCCGCAGCCGGAAGCCGACCTCCGCCTGCTCCACAACGGCCACGCGCAGGAGAGCCACGCCTGA
- a CDS encoding 5-oxoprolinase/urea amidolyase family protein has protein sequence METVTNPTTARVLAGRVLSVKPVGTTAVLAELSGLHDVLALQALLLEHPLPGQVEVLAAAETVMVTADSPRAARRMPARLLELDLAVRAQAEGKLVVIEAVYDGEDLADVGRITGLGVEGVVAAHTGQVWTVAFGGFAPGFGYMVGENQLLEVPRRSSPRTAVPAGSVALAGNYSAVYPRQSPGGWQLIGRTAARMWDLAREQPALAAPGDRVQFRAVRELVELSGPQAGAADPEVPATREQAVRSGLRILSPGLQSLVQDLGRPGYGGLGVSAAGALDRSSLRRANRIVGNEPAAAVVETVAGGLRVQAVGDQVLAVTGAPSALTVATPSDVPAGSDAENADDAGRPERVREVPMATAFALLDGEILTIGAPERGFRTYLAIRGGADAEAVLGSRSTDTMSGIGPAPLAPEQLLAAGAATSSNVVGNPEVQPDFPDTGVTVLDIVPGPRDDWFDDDALESLCTQDWTVTPRSNRVGMRLDGQPLKRSRDGELASEGTVSGAIQVPPEGEPVLFLADHPITGGYPVIGVVVDHQLDIAAQVPIGGRIRFRRAPGYARPLEPSSTSLNVSLKK, from the coding sequence ATGGAAACAGTCACCAACCCCACCACCGCGCGCGTCCTCGCCGGCCGTGTGCTGTCCGTCAAGCCGGTGGGTACGACGGCGGTGCTCGCCGAACTCTCGGGGCTCCATGACGTGCTGGCGCTGCAGGCGCTCCTGCTGGAGCACCCGCTGCCCGGCCAGGTGGAGGTCCTCGCGGCCGCCGAAACCGTGATGGTCACGGCGGATTCGCCCCGGGCCGCACGGCGGATGCCGGCCCGGCTGCTGGAGCTGGACCTGGCGGTCCGAGCGCAGGCGGAGGGCAAGCTGGTGGTCATCGAGGCCGTGTACGACGGCGAGGACCTCGCCGACGTGGGACGGATCACCGGCCTCGGCGTTGAGGGAGTCGTGGCAGCCCACACGGGGCAGGTCTGGACCGTGGCCTTCGGGGGCTTCGCCCCCGGCTTTGGATACATGGTGGGGGAGAACCAGCTGCTGGAAGTCCCGCGCCGCAGCTCCCCGCGGACTGCGGTCCCCGCCGGATCCGTAGCCCTTGCCGGCAACTATTCCGCCGTCTACCCCCGGCAGTCCCCGGGCGGATGGCAGCTGATTGGCCGCACCGCCGCCCGAATGTGGGACCTGGCCCGCGAACAGCCCGCTTTGGCTGCCCCCGGAGACCGGGTGCAGTTCCGGGCGGTGCGGGAACTGGTGGAGCTTTCCGGCCCGCAGGCTGGTGCAGCGGATCCGGAAGTGCCGGCCACCCGGGAGCAGGCCGTCCGCTCCGGACTGCGGATCCTGTCACCGGGGCTCCAAAGCCTGGTCCAGGACCTTGGCCGGCCCGGCTACGGCGGCCTCGGCGTCTCGGCTGCCGGTGCCCTGGACCGTTCCTCCCTGCGCCGCGCCAACCGCATCGTGGGCAACGAGCCGGCTGCCGCCGTGGTCGAAACCGTTGCCGGCGGCCTGCGCGTGCAGGCCGTGGGAGACCAGGTGCTTGCGGTCACCGGGGCGCCCTCGGCACTGACTGTTGCCACGCCGTCGGACGTTCCCGCCGGTTCCGATGCTGAAAATGCGGACGACGCCGGCCGGCCGGAGCGCGTACGCGAGGTGCCCATGGCCACGGCATTTGCCCTGCTGGATGGCGAAATCCTGACCATCGGCGCACCCGAACGGGGCTTCCGCACCTACCTTGCCATCCGGGGCGGCGCGGACGCCGAAGCCGTGCTCGGCAGCCGGTCCACGGACACGATGTCCGGGATCGGGCCTGCGCCGCTGGCCCCGGAGCAACTGCTTGCCGCCGGAGCCGCCACGTCCTCCAACGTGGTGGGCAATCCTGAGGTGCAGCCCGACTTCCCGGACACGGGAGTGACGGTCCTGGATATCGTTCCCGGTCCGCGGGATGACTGGTTTGATGATGACGCGCTGGAATCGCTCTGCACCCAGGACTGGACGGTGACTCCGCGCTCCAACCGGGTGGGCATGCGCCTGGACGGTCAGCCGCTCAAACGGAGCCGGGACGGGGAACTGGCCAGCGAGGGGACCGTGTCCGGAGCCATCCAGGTCCCGCCGGAAGGGGAGCCCGTACTGTTCCTGGCGGACCACCCCATTACGGGAGGCTACCCCGTGATTGGCGTGGTGGTGGACCACCAGCTGGACATCGCCGCCCAGGTGCCCATCGGCGGCCGCATCAGGTTCCGCCGGGCCCCCGGATACGCCCGGCCCCTTGAACCGTCCAGCACTTCCCTCAACGTTTCCCTGAAAAAGTGA